The Hemicordylus capensis ecotype Gifberg chromosome 5, rHemCap1.1.pri, whole genome shotgun sequence nucleotide sequence AACCCAAATAATTCGGGGACCAATGTTCTAGTAGCGTATCATCCAAAGCAGGCACCAACCAAAAgcttatattatatttaatagtataataattataatatttttattttattatattttatatataatattAAAAGGGTTATATTAAAAAGTAACactgagaggctattcacacgattgtagaaaattgagctagcctccactagcccgatttctacaatcgtgagaaccaccgggcccggCTGCGAGCCCTGTGTTTcatgagcaggtaacccgctcaagtagcctgcccctagaacttggtttgcggagcgagctctccacaaacccatttttaaaaaatcttgagtAGCCATgccgtggctccgcgccatggttactcacaagtagacctccagcgggaggctgaaaagcagcttcccagctcggggagtagtattatatacatacctgggaggagcctaagtaagggcaagtgaagccacagactaagtaagggcaagaagTATGGGCAAagtgaagtcagagcctagtaagggcaagacgtCACCAAGCCCCGCCCACTGAAGGGCAAGCTGTCATCAATCCCCTCCCACAGAagggcatgacatcaccacagtagggaggagttgtaaaccctccagagaacatgcccaggcatgcccagagcctcctgtaccatgagccctacccacctgacctgtgaggaccaataggaaggagttcccagccagccgttcaaggcttatagtgttgctgctgcatggagtatcctacaaggcttgtagcatagccccctttgcataaaggtaacaattctactgtttgcttgtgggtttgatgatgggatctcctcagagccctaatttggcaacaaatcagccagattctacacctaagccaagaaaacgctatattagcaccagttcagatgatgaaggacctcctgtgaaaacctatgctgaagaacaagcggagacaagggaaatatggcaagagatcctggcaaccatggcagctgagccacaggtaaatatattttaGAGGCTAGGTTTtgaaggggtgtatgtgtgtgtgtgtgtgtgtgtgtgtgtgtgtgtgagaaaaatgACATTAAACTAATAGTCTTTTCTTGtctccctttagaattcagcCCTTTTGAAAAGTCTGAAGCCTTCTCGTGAAGCAATGCAGAAATTTTTGGGTCTGAATATCAATGAAGAACCTTATATTGCCCCAGCGAGGCGTAGAGGGGCTATGAAAAAACTTGTGAGAGTTGTTATCTATGGAATTATGAATTATTGCCTGAGGTCTTATGCCAGGGATGCCtgttctggctgcagcattcGTGCCCCGGGTCAAGAAGCGCATGACTGCTTACGTTACTCTGAGAATCAAATTGCTACATTTATTAAGAAGCTCTGTTCTAAATTGTGTCTTAAATCATTTTTCCACCTACTTGTCTGTTTAGGGTATGCAGTAAAATGTCTGGTTCTGACCGAGGAAATAGTCCACgaatctttaattatttttactaaACTGTATACTTCTGATAATCCACGGAATGTTCTGAACAATATTTTGAAGCCGGGAGATATGGCATTGTATTTTTTTGTGAATAATGTGATACAAGAAAGAGAGTATAAAACATTTCTGAAGTCTCTACCACCTCAATAAAGATGATGAtttttaagctaaaaaatatGGCTGTCTGTCTCCCTGCATTCATGAGTGCTggaagggtggtggggggagcaggctgCTGTCAGGAGATAAGACAGTAGCCTGTGTGCTGGTCTGTGTGCGAGaagaggggggggggctgggggaggctgtATTTTAAATCAGCCCTGTTAGCCAAAAAGCATGAGAGCAGGGTGGGATTagcaattaacacacacacactaattaaaGGCATCAAAATTACTGTCCTGTAGATGTTAGAGAAGGCTAGCAATCTACACTTGGCTTTctctgaaaaaataaaaaatgattccgagagagagaaaatggagcttgTCTCCATTCTTTCTGAAGTTAAAGCAGCAGTCATAAGATAAGACCTCTGTTAGGTCTCCAACAGAAAAAACTCCGTTCCTGTTGAGCATAGCAGCATGCAATTAACACATAGACGTTAATTAAAGACATCTACATTTCTGGTTAGAGAAATCTACATTGGGtttctgtgaaaagaaaaaagaaaaaggcattttaaaaattttctggtattaaaaaaaacaaaaaaccgccAGTGTTCTGCTATCCAACATGCAGATCTGTCCCCACCACCCCCCAAGAAAAACTACTGTCTTTTAGGTATTAGCCAGTAAATTAAGGactgtgttaaataaaaaatgattccgagagagagaaaatggagcttgTCTCCATTCTTTCTGAAGTTAAAAGCAGCAGTCATAAGATAAGACCTCTGTTAGGTCTCCAACAGAAAAAACTCCGTTCCTGTTGAGCATAGCAGCATGCAATTAACACATAGACGTTAATTAAAGACATCTACATTTCTGGTTAGAGAAATCTACATTGGGTTTCTCTGTAAataaagaggcattttttaaacagttctggtattaaaaaaaaaaacaacccgcCAGTGTTCTGGTATCAAAAAACggtcataatttaaaaaaaaa carries:
- the LOC128328301 gene encoding uncharacterized protein LOC128328301, whose translation is MMGSPQSPNLATNQPDSTPKPRKRYISTSSDDEGPPVKTYAEEQAETREIWQEILATMAAEPQNSALLKSLKPSREAMQKFLGLNINEEPYIAPARRRGAMKKLVRVVIYGIMNYCLRSYARDACSGCSIRAPGQEAHDCLRYSENQIATFIKKLCSKLCLKSFFHLLVCLGYAVKCLVLTEEIVHESLIIFTKLYTSDNPRNVLNNILKPGDMALYFFVNNVIQEREYKTFLKSLPPQ